ATCGCAGCGTTTTTTCTGGTTGGTTTAATTCAGTCATGCAGTTTAGATGAAAAGAATTTAACCACTGTTTCTTTGGATAAATCATACGGTGAAAGAGCCGGATTTGAAGGGTTGATTAATAGTTGCTATGAGAATCTGTATTATTTGCACGGAAAAGTCGATTACATTGCGCCAACAGAAGCAGGAACTGATTCATGGGAAAATATTGGCACGAGCGGAATTGGTTATGCGCAATATGCAAGCCAGCTAAATCCGGACGACGGAAATATTAAAGTAATCTGGGGAACTTCGTATGCGACTATAAATCTTTGTAACACGGCTATTTATTACTCAAAAGATGTGAAAGGCTATTCTTCTGAAGACGAAATGAATGCGGTATTGGCAGAAGCATATTTCCTGAGAGCATTTTGCAATTTTGTTTTAGTAGAGCAATTTGGAGGTGTAGTTTTAAGAACAGAATCATCAATTATTGAAGGAGCAGACAATGCGCCGGTTCGCAGTTCTGAAAAAGAATTCTATGATTTAATTATCGGAGATTTAAAATTTGCCTGTACACATCTTCCTGTTCAGCAGACTTTACAAGGCCGAGTGGCTAAAAAAGCCGCTTACGGTTTACTGGCAAAAGTATATTTGCAAAGAACAAGATTAGGCGATGCTGCACAGTATTCTAAACTAGCTTTGGATACTGCCGAAGAATTAATTAATAATGCGGCAAAATACAATACAGCTTTATATTTGAGCGATAATACTTCATCGGGATTTAAAAAACTGTGGGACGGCAGCAATAATAAGAAAAACACAGAATTTTTGTTTACACAGGGAATTGATCCCGGAGGTCTTAACCCCGAGGGATTTAACAGAGGAAGAACAAGACAATATTATTTACCGGATTTAGCAACAAGAGGAGCCGAGTGGGGAGCCGGGGCAACCAGTATCCTGTACGGAAGAGCCAACAGCCGTATGCTGAAACCAAGTAAATATTTATTGACAGAAGTATTTTCTCCGGTACCATCGCCGGCAGATACACGTTTTGCAGAAACATTTACGTTTAAATTTTATGCGGCGGCCAATAAA
This portion of the Flavobacterium gelatinilyticum genome encodes:
- a CDS encoding RagB/SusD family nutrient uptake outer membrane protein, coding for MKKYIKLKIVIAAFFLVGLIQSCSLDEKNLTTVSLDKSYGERAGFEGLINSCYENLYYLHGKVDYIAPTEAGTDSWENIGTSGIGYAQYASQLNPDDGNIKVIWGTSYATINLCNTAIYYSKDVKGYSSEDEMNAVLAEAYFLRAFCNFVLVEQFGGVVLRTESSIIEGADNAPVRSSEKEFYDLIIGDLKFACTHLPVQQTLQGRVAKKAAYGLLAKVYLQRTRLGDAAQYSKLALDTAEELINNAAKYNTALYLSDNTSSGFKKLWDGSNNKKNTEFLFTQGIDPGGLNPEGFNRGRTRQYYLPDLATRGAEWGAGATSILYGRANSRMLKPSKYLLTEVFSPVPSPADTRFAETFTFKFYAAANKTITQAMADAYKKDASVVGYTIKNTLAQALPSVNFYSQRIEEQINMNNDEGLAVFTPNWNIDPVVKSKMPVLVADPSDVFEPGTNKYKDPAMYPNDPNLINMFPAMRKFSAALYCQSNQYWLGDIPIIRLGEIYLVAAEAAILSDNQAKALVYVNTLRKRAAITSRENEMLATSGDMNIDFILKERARELSGEHTRWTDLKRTGKLNKTYLDQTNPIAGANFINEKHIVRPIPRSFLDAISNAKEFGTNGY